ACTTATCTAATTTAGAATCACCACCGGTGGAGAATTTCACTCCGCCCTGAGAACATATATTTATTATATATACTAACTAATTAAAATACTTTTATATATGAATTGAGTTTTCACTCAACTGAAATCTTTTTTGATTTTTGCTTGTAGTTTTCAGTCAACTGAAATCTTTTTTGATTTTTGCTTGTAGTTTTCAGTCAACTGAAATCTTTTTTGATTTTTGCTTGTAGTTTTCAGTCAACTGAAAACTTTATATGAATGTTTCTATAAAGTAATAATTGACACGGTGGTTTCATGATTATTAAAAGAGAGGAATATATAGATAAAATCAAGCCTTTTATGGATAAACACATTATTAAAGTTTTAATAGGTATCAGGCGTTCAGGTAAATCCACAATATTAAAACAAATAATTGACTCGTTAATTGATGATGGAATTCCTCCTGAGAATATTGTATGGATAAATTTTGAGCTCAGTGATTATTTTGAATTAAACACTATTGAAAAACTCGAGGAATTCATTTCAAGCAAAGTGGAGGGTGTAGAGGGAAAAATCTATTTATTTTTTGATGAGATACAGGTTGTTCCCAAATGGGAGAAGCTGATCAATTCATATTTTGCAAAAGGTGGCTACGATATATACATAACAGGCTCCAACTCAAAATTGTTGTCCGGAGAATTTGCAAGCTACTTGTCTGGCCGATATGTGGAATTAAACATCTACCCATTCTCATTTAAGGAATATTTAAAGTATCATGAGGTTTCACAAGACTTCAAACAATATTTTTACAAGTATCTTGATGACGGTGGAATGCCTTCCACATTTGATTACGAAGGAGACAACAGGAAATTAATAATCAGGGATTTATACAACTCAATAGTTCTAAAAGACATAATCCAAAGAAACAATGTACAAAATGCCGACCTGCTGGACCGCATCATGAGATTTGTAATGTATAATATCGGCCAGCCCTTCTCAGCAAACAAAATCCATAACAGATTAAAGCAGGACATGGTGAATGTATCAGTAAACACAATCTACAACTATTTGAGGTTCTTTGAAAACGCATGCCTGAT
This genomic stretch from uncultured Methanobrevibacter sp. harbors:
- a CDS encoding ATP-binding protein gives rise to the protein MIIKREEYIDKIKPFMDKHIIKVLIGIRRSGKSTILKQIIDSLIDDGIPPENIVWINFELSDYFELNTIEKLEEFISSKVEGVEGKIYLFFDEIQVVPKWEKLINSYFAKGGYDIYITGSNSKLLSGEFASYLSGRYVELNIYPFSFKEYLKYHEVSQDFKQYFYKYLDDGGMPSTFDYEGDNRKLIIRDLYNSIVLKDIIQRNNVQNADLLDRIMRFVMYNIGQPFSANKIHNRLKQDMVNVSVNTIYNYLRFFENACLIYQAKREDLKGKKILKHDEKYYLCDLGFRQSIIGNNQRDITRAMENMVYMELLRRGYEITIGKVDSLEVDFVCRKQSRPIYIQVSYLLASEETIEREFKPLKNINDNYPKYVITMDEADMSHDGIEHLNLIDFLLDDENI